Proteins encoded together in one Candidatus Eremiobacterota bacterium window:
- a CDS encoding sigma-70 family RNA polymerase sigma factor, translating into MPSSPDTEESRLLERVKKGEPGAFESLITTYQESVFNSIYHILQNVPDIDDIAQEVFIRIYRSIGSFRGDSALSTWIYRITVNCCKDRIAHMQKERTESLVIMSEEGEKPREIPDHTADPQKVYSEKEFAAYLKSAIRSLPENYRIALTLREFEDLPYEEIGKVLNTTPNASKNLVYRAKMKLKELLDTFFKTA; encoded by the coding sequence ATGCCATCTTCTCCAGACACTGAAGAGTCAAGACTTCTCGAGAGAGTCAAAAAAGGAGAGCCCGGAGCCTTCGAGAGTCTTATCACCACCTATCAGGAATCGGTATTTAATTCTATTTATCACATACTGCAGAATGTACCTGATATTGATGATATAGCGCAGGAGGTATTCATCAGGATTTACCGTTCTATCGGGAGCTTCAGGGGCGACAGCGCGCTCTCCACATGGATTTACCGGATTACCGTGAACTGCTGCAAGGACCGGATTGCCCATATGCAGAAAGAGCGAACGGAATCTCTTGTGATCATGTCAGAAGAAGGTGAAAAACCGAGGGAAATCCCCGATCACACCGCCGATCCTCAGAAAGTCTACTCTGAAAAAGAGTTCGCGGCATATCTCAAATCCGCCATCAGGAGCCTTCCGGAGAATTACAGAATAGCCCTCACCCTTCGAGAGTTCGAAGATCTCCCCTACGAAGAGATAGGAAAAGTGCTCAATACCACTCCCAACGCTTCCAAAAACCTGGTCTACCGCGCAAAGATGAAGCTCAAGGAGCTTCTCGATACTTTTTTCAAAACCGCTTAA
- a CDS encoding prepilin-type N-terminal cleavage/methylation domain-containing protein has translation MNRNGRESIFSALPAHRRHREGFTLSEVIVSTALTAMMLLFIYATLLMIMRWWNMGTGMIHIQQSASVAVVKLASQLKCSAIGTITTVEGGAGDADFLMAFASPQDDRGEAHYDHSSGRPLWQKYVVYALVRDAENPSLYRLMGRDYYPSYTITGALSQDNLKFYYTTLPPESTCWTLADRVANLNVDVGIPLDNVSVPRHTVTVSLTTSEEVKDIYGKTTVQKIEVRTKVVLRN, from the coding sequence ATGAACAGGAATGGAAGAGAGAGTATCTTCTCTGCGCTGCCTGCTCACAGGAGGCACAGGGAAGGCTTTACCCTGAGCGAGGTGATAGTGAGCACAGCCCTCACGGCGATGATGCTTCTCTTCATATATGCCACCCTTCTTATGATCATGCGGTGGTGGAACATGGGCACAGGTATGATCCATATTCAGCAGAGCGCCTCTGTGGCGGTGGTAAAGCTCGCTTCACAGCTCAAGTGCTCGGCAATAGGCACCATTACTACCGTAGAGGGCGGGGCAGGAGACGCTGATTTCCTCATGGCATTTGCGAGCCCCCAGGATGATCGGGGTGAGGCCCACTATGATCACTCATCAGGACGGCCTCTCTGGCAGAAATATGTCGTGTACGCCCTTGTTCGTGATGCTGAAAATCCGTCCCTTTACCGTCTTATGGGCCGCGATTATTACCCCTCCTATACCATAACAGGCGCCCTCTCTCAAGATAATCTAAAGTTCTACTATACCACACTTCCCCCCGAATCGACTTGCTGGACACTTGCCGACAGGGTGGCAAATCTCAACGTGGATGTCGGCATTCCTCTGGACAACGTAAGTGTTCCGCGGCATACTGTGACAGTTTCCCTCACTACCAGTGAGGAAGTCAAGGATATATACGGCAAAACCACTGTCCAGAAAATTGAGGTAAGAACAAAAGTTGTCCTCCGAAACTGA
- a CDS encoding type II secretion system protein encodes MGRHKGFTLAEIIVGFALIVIIFLSILTIIPFSNDYINRQKYKQIAINLAREKLESIKDIDYYNIALGEYTPLIDESSGALISAPATAINTDMTEFPPPPYPSENIDGKTYFYSVKVVDRSASQKMLKDITVVVSYWEKTSLQNISLETYIFGIQAP; translated from the coding sequence GTGGGAAGGCACAAGGGTTTTACCCTGGCAGAGATCATAGTGGGCTTTGCCCTTATTGTTATTATCTTCTTAAGCATCCTCACCATTATTCCTTTCAGCAACGACTATATCAACCGCCAGAAATATAAACAGATCGCCATAAACCTTGCAAGAGAGAAACTGGAGTCCATAAAGGATATAGATTATTACAATATTGCACTTGGCGAGTACACTCCCCTCATTGATGAAAGCTCAGGAGCCCTCATCAGTGCACCGGCCACTGCAATCAACACTGATATGACCGAATTTCCTCCCCCTCCATACCCTTCTGAGAACATAGATGGAAAAACTTACTTTTATTCTGTAAAGGTAGTTGACCGGTCTGCTTCTCAAAAAATGCTCAAGGACATCACGGTAGTCGTCTCATACTGGGAAAAGACCAGCTTGCAGAATATCTCCCTGGAGACTTATATCTTCGGGATTCAGGCACCTTAA
- a CDS encoding FecR domain-containing protein, whose protein sequence is MSILEAVFGSLLGTRRVAWVLAGMVILVIAVATVVKQDSKVDFYVAYCEGSATVKNRSTGKVSPLTPSMRISQGDTLTTRDKSRAVIVVKEGSSSDVLADLRIGDNSVYRLESEGKRKGALRQFTGNLLTGAVWINDEKSSVKKVFLSCRTRDLTVTPVGTEYQVHCRRGATEVNAYRGTLEVVDSQRPDTKVQLEPGYEISSVTGGSLFQPRKSEGGDTEWTCWNKSLVTGKDGVTVRPAASLMPSPSPTISASAAPDPEKAGLLLKLGDMVRFEVDKKLEGISLRWVVRGDIGTIDENGLFVATREGTGEIAAITGRGEIKTVLSVLPRDCRVTTYTRSSYEVILPDSLR, encoded by the coding sequence TTGAGTATCCTTGAAGCAGTGTTCGGGTCGCTCCTGGGAACCAGAAGGGTGGCCTGGGTGCTTGCAGGAATGGTAATTCTAGTTATCGCGGTTGCTACTGTCGTGAAGCAAGACAGTAAAGTTGATTTCTATGTGGCCTACTGCGAGGGGAGTGCTACGGTAAAAAACCGCAGCACAGGAAAGGTAAGTCCATTGACTCCCTCCATGAGGATTTCTCAGGGTGACACTCTCACCACCAGAGATAAATCAAGAGCGGTCATAGTGGTGAAGGAAGGTTCCTCCAGTGATGTGCTGGCCGATCTGCGCATCGGGGACAATTCAGTGTATCGTCTGGAATCTGAGGGAAAGAGGAAAGGCGCTCTCCGACAGTTCACAGGGAATCTCCTGACAGGTGCGGTATGGATCAATGATGAAAAAAGCTCTGTAAAAAAGGTTTTCCTCTCCTGCCGCACAAGAGATTTGACAGTAACCCCTGTGGGGACCGAGTATCAGGTTCACTGCAGGAGGGGAGCTACTGAGGTGAATGCCTACAGGGGGACCCTGGAAGTGGTGGATAGCCAGAGGCCGGACACAAAGGTGCAGCTCGAGCCCGGCTATGAGATATCCTCTGTGACGGGCGGATCGCTCTTTCAACCCAGAAAGAGCGAAGGAGGGGACACCGAGTGGACTTGCTGGAACAAGAGCCTTGTGACCGGCAAAGATGGTGTCACCGTGAGACCTGCAGCATCTCTCATGCCATCTCCCTCACCGACAATATCCGCATCTGCCGCGCCTGACCCCGAGAAAGCCGGACTCCTGCTGAAACTTGGTGATATGGTGCGGTTTGAAGTTGATAAGAAGCTTGAAGGAATCTCTCTGCGCTGGGTGGTGAGAGGTGATATCGGCACCATAGACGAAAATGGCCTCTTTGTGGCCACCAGAGAGGGAACAGGTGAGATCGCCGCCATAACAGGAAGAGGAGAGATAAAGACTGTGCTTTCCGTCCTCCCCAGGGATTGCCGGGTAACCACCTATACCAGGAGCAGCTATGAGGTGATACTTCCTGACTCCCTCAGGTAA